A stretch of Xenopus laevis strain J_2021 chromosome 8S, Xenopus_laevis_v10.1, whole genome shotgun sequence DNA encodes these proteins:
- the LOC108700086 gene encoding uncharacterized protein LOC108700086 yields MYFCDYPNTDSAISFHPSQLKKPSAFNPLIDNAAISTFENVIRKEVQKIWDVRGNPKYLHNLSVKEKEALHTLTNNSAIIIRPADKGGAIVIMNTSQYMEEANRQLSIPEHYELISNDPIWAIKREVDGLVTEAWEQGVINTSTKDFLITEHPRTPILHLLPKIHKSLANPPGRPIISGIGSVLEPLSKLVDQYLQPIVRGIPTCILDTNDLLRQVQDISLPNTGLRLCSIDIQSLYTAIPQNEGLQYIEESLLETNIDHHLIYFLLDCLTLVLHKNYFRFDEKFYWQRQGTSMGASVAPSFANIFVHHLEQKIFLNGPYSKYIFKYWRYVDDILILWQGTEQVFTDMLTMANSFHLTIKFTGEFSDTSLNFLDVRLSICDSKIYTEMYSKPTDRNTLLLHSSYHNPHTLGAIPKSQYIRARRIATTDVQYKRAADTLTHKLSERGYPLVKLKSIQKEISKINRQDLLKGSVSKQQNIDRIPFVSKYGRQSKKIEQIIKKYWPILQQDAKYGSAFKQNPIFSYTRGRNLRDSLCPSDIIHHKRQTTFWGPPKRGTFACLNCICCSSIIKGESVNHPTRGNIINLRDFSTCDTKNVIYMLKCPCGLAYIGQTSRAVKERIKEHRGNIRNFKSGTQSDTPVSRHFASHGHNQMQLRWLVLENVKLPKRGGNIQKMLLQHEARWIKKLNTMSPMGLNDHWSLISFL; encoded by the coding sequence atgtatttttgtgattATCCAAATACTGATTCCGCTATATCTTTTCACCCTAGCCAATTAAAAAAACCCAGCGCATTTAATCCTCTAATTGATAATGCAGCCATCTCTACTTTTGAGAATGTAATACGTAAGGAGGTCCAAAAAATATGGGATGTAAGGGGTAATCCAAAGTATTTACACAATCTGTCTGTAAAGGAAAAGGAGGCTCTACATACTTTAACTAATAATTCAGCAATTATAATTAGACCAGCTGATAAAGGGGGTGCTATAGTCATAATGAACACTTCCCAGTATATGGAAGAGGCCAATAGACAACTGTCCATACCTGAACATTATGAGTTAATATCTAATGACCCCATTTGGGCAATCAAAAGGGAGGTGGATGGTCTGGTTACGGAAGCATGGGAACAAGGTGTGATTAATACATCAACTAAGGATTTCCTTATTACAGAACACCCCCGTACACCAATTTTACATCTGTTACCCAAAATCCATAAATCCCTGGCTAACCCACCAGGGCGCCCCATTATTTCTGGGATTGGATCGGTTCTGGAACCCTTGTCTAAATTAGTGGACCAATATCTTCAACCTATTGTACGTGGCATACCCACATGCATTTTGGACACTAATGATTTACTTAGACAAGTTCAGGACATATCCCTCCCTAATACCGGTTTACGTCTTTGCAGTATAGACATACAGAGTCTGTATACTGCCATTCCCCAGAATGAAGGCCTCCAGTATATAGAAGAATCACTTCTAGAAACAAATATCGACCATCATCTAATCTATTTTCTATTGGATTGCCTGACCTTAGTATTACATAAAAACTACTTTAGGTTTGACGAGAAATTCTACTGGCAACGCCAGGGTACGTCGATGGGGGCATCGGTGGCACCatcctttgcaaatatttttgtccaccACTTggaacaaaaaatctttttgaatggtccgtacagtaaatatatttttaaatactggcGGTATGTGGACGATATTTTGATACTTTGGCAAGGTACTGAACAAGTATTTACAGATATGCTGACTATGGCTAATTCGTTCCATCTCACTataaaattcactggtgaattcTCTGACACATCTCTAAATTTTTTAGATGTTAGATTGAGCATTTGTGACAGTAAAATTTACACTGAAATGTACTCTAAACCTACAGATCGTAATACACTACTACTCCATTCCAGTTATCATAATCCACATACATTGGGTGCCATACCAAAAAGCCAGTATATACGTGCACGACGCATAGCAACCACTGACGTACAGTACAAACGGGCTGCAGACACCCTTACCCACAAATTATCTGAACGAGGGTACCCTTTGGTAAAATTAAAATCGATACAAAAAGAAATTAGTAAAATTAATCGACAGGATCTTTTGAAAGGGTCCGTTTCTAAACAGCAGAACATAGATAGAATTCCCTTTGTATCAAAATATGGgagacaaagtaaaaaaattgaacaaaTCATCAAGAAATACTGGCCTATTCTGCAACAGGATGCGAAATATGGGTCTGCCTTTAAACAAAATCCTATCTTTAGTTACACTAGAGGTCGTAATCTTAGAGACTCTTTATGTCCTTCGGACATTATACACCATAAAAGACAAACAACATTTTGGGGACCACCAAAAAGAGGCACATTTGCATGTTTAAACTGCATATGTTGCTCGTCGATTATTAAAGGTGAATCAGTGAATCATCCCACTAGAGGTAACATTATAAACCTAAGAGATTTTTCTACCTGTGACACTAAGAACGTAATCTACAtgctaaaatgcccctgtggtttGGCCTATATAGGCCAAACAAGTAGAGCAGTAAAAGAACGAATTAAAGAGCACAGGGGTAATATTAGAAATTTTAAATCAGGTACCCAATCAGACACCCCAGTATCTAGGCACTTTGCGTCTCATGGTCACAACCAAATGCAATTAAGGTGGCTTGTATTGGAAAATGTTAAGTTACCCAAAAGAGGGGGTAATATTCAGAAAATGCTCCTTCAACATGAAGCTCGATGGATTAAAAAACTCAACACAATGTCACCCATGGGCCTTAATGACCATTGGAGCTTAATATCCTTTTTATAA